The following is a genomic window from Streptomyces chrestomyceticus JCM 4735.
GTCTGGATGCCGCCGTGGGGCCCGGACAAGATCACCGACGAGGGACGTGAGCAGCTCCGGGCACTGGGGTTCAACGTCTGATCGGGGTCTTTCCCGACTGTTTCGGCTGTGCCCGCCGGGTTTTCCTGGCGGGCACAGCCGTTTTCGGTTTTCCGGCCGCGGCAGGTGCGGCAGAAAAGGTTTCGCAATGCCGCAAAGGGAAGGAACGCTTCAGGTCCAGGTATGGGCGTTGCAGGCGCTGGTGCGGTCAAACATCGAATTCCCGTGACGCGCTCCGAGTCGGAAAGATCTCCTCCGGTATGTTGCCGCCGTGGCAAAGCAATGGCCGGGACGGTACTTATTTCCCCGGTCCCCGGCTGTGAATATCAGCAACGTTCCGCACCCTTCGGTACCGGCCGGAGGGTGTCTTCGCAGCAGCGGAAGGACGCTCCATGAAGAGAACCGGTCGATTAGCGACCCGTGCTGCCGTGGTGATCGCGGGGGTCGCCATAGCAGCGGGATCCACCACCGCCTTCGCGGACATGGACCGCTACACCTCGGGCGCCCATTCATGGCGGACGGGCGCCGGGAAACAGGTAGGTCTCCAGGACACCAAGGGAGACCGCAACTCCGTAAAGGCCGAGTACAACCGCAACAGACCCAGCAACACGCTGTACACCCTGTGGAACCACAGCGGCCAGGGCACCAAGGTGTACAGCAACATGGGCGGGAAGGTGTGGGACATGCGCGTCTGCACCGAGATCGACAAGTGGCCGGACGACTGTTCCAACTGGTGGAGCGACGACCACTGAGCCGTAGCGATCTCCTGCGACAGAGCGCTGCCCGGAATGTCCTCACCCGGGCAGCGCGTCGCTGATTCCCCTCTCCGAAAGGCGGACGCGTGACGGAAGCGTTGTCACCCCTCGACATTCAAGGGCTGAGGTACGAAGTGGGGGGCCGGCGCTTGCTCGAAGGGCTCGGACTCACGGTGCGTGCCGGTGAGTCCGTGGCCGTCATGGGCCCGTCCGGGTCCGGCAAGAGCACGCTCCTCTCCGTCGTCCTCGGACTCGTGCGGCCGGACGCCGGAACCGTATGCGTAGCCGGGCAGGACATGGCGGCGTTACGTGGCCGGCGGCTGGCGGAGCACCGGAGAAAACACCTGGGCATGGTCTTCCAGTTCGGCGAATTACTGCCGGAACTCTCCCCGGTGGAGAATGTCGCCCTGCCGGCTCTGCTGGACGGCGCGGACCGTGACCGCGCCTATGCCGACAGCCGGGAGCTCCTGGACGAACTGGGCGTGCCCGCCCACGGCACGGCGACCGGCGACCTGTCCGGCGGCGAGCGGCAGCGGGTCGCCGTGGCGCGCGCCCTGATCGGCAGCCCGTCGCTGCTCCTGGCGGACGAACCCACCGGCGCGCTCGACGCGGAGGCGCGGGACCACGTGGCCGGGACGCTGTTCGCCGTACCGGCCTCACGTCAGTGCGGGCTGCTCGTCGTGACGCACGATCCCTCGGTGGCGGAGCGGGCTGACCGGGTCATGCACCTGGAACAAGGTGCCCTCGCAGGTGCGCGGTGAAGCGCGGCCGGATGCGCCACATGCTGCGCATCGGCCGGGCGGCGGGGCGGTCCGCCGAGGGAGGCCGGGCACGCTTCTGGGCTCTGCTGGCCGCCACGACGGTCGTCGCCGTAACGCTCTGCTCGTTGGCCGTCACGGCTGCGACGTGGGAGGGGCGCGAACAGCGGGGCGAGGCGCGCGTACCCACCTTCGCCGAGCAGGGCGACCGGCCTTCGGCTCTATGGAGCCGCTACTGGGACGGCTACCAAGGACGCCAGTTCACCGTGGTCGTCATCGCTCCCCTCACCGACGACGCGCCGCTCCCGCCCGGAGTCGCACGATGGCCGGGCCCCGGTGAGGTGTTCCTGTCACCGGCGCTGGCCGACGGACCCGCGAGCGAGGACTTCCCCCGCCGCTACGGTACCCAGGTCGGCACCATCTCGGCCGAAGGGCTGGCATCGCCCGGCGAACGGCTGGCCTACGTACGCCCCACCACGGCCATGCTCGGTACCGCACGCATGGAGAAGATCGTCGGGTACGGAGGCCCCGGACCGGTCTTCGGCGACCTCCGGGTCGTCGGCCCACGGTCGTCCATGCTGGCCATGATCGGCGTACTGCTTGGCCTCCCCGCTCTGGGACTGGCCGCGGCGGCGGCCAGAATGGGGGCCGCCGGCCGAGACCGCCGCGACGCCCTGCTGCGCACCCTTGGCGCCGGCCGGACCGCGCGCGCATGGATGGACATCGGCGCCGCGGTACGGCCCGTGTGCGCCGGCGCCGCAGTCGCGGCCCTCCTCACCGTTCCGTTCCTGCTGGCAGACGTCGAACTGCCCTGGATCGACTACACGTTGTACGCCCCGGACCTGCGACGCGTCGGCGGGACCCTGGCGGCCGCCGTAGCGGCCTCCGTCGTGGGAATGCTCGGCCTGATCCTCCTGCTGCGTCCGGCCGCCGTGCACAAGGGAACGTCCACCACACCCCGTGCGGCAGGCAGCGGCCTCCTGCGGCTCCTGGCCCTGGGCTCCTGTCCCGCCTTTCTCGTCCTGGCCCTGACATCGAAGAGCTTCGGCGCGCAACGCTCGGCAGCCGCCTACCTGTTCGCGGTCGTCGGCGTGTGGGCGACCCTCCCCTGGGTGATCGGCTGGCTCGCTTCGCGCATCAGCGGCAGGGCGTCGAGATCACCGCGCCGCAGCGGCGACCCGGCACGTCTGATAGCCGCCCGCACCACCGCGGCCCGCCCCGGCATGGTGGTGCGTCTGGTGGCCGCCATGGTCATCGCCATCGGAGTCGTCGGCCAGACCCAGATCATCACCAGCCTGCTGTTCGCCCGCTCCGGTGACGAGGAACAGTTGAAGTCCGTACAGGGCCAGACCATGGCGCTCGTGCAGACGTCGGCCACGCGGTTCACGGACGCCTTCACCGCCGCGCTTCCCGCCGGGGCGCACGCCGTCGCCGTCAGCGCGGGAGACATCCGGCCGGACGGTTCCAGCGGCAGCCGGATTCTCCAAGGACCGTGCGACAGCCTTCGCGCACTACGGCTGCCGTGCCCTGCCGCCGGACAGGAGGCGCACGTACCGTACGGTGACCTCGACCAGCGCCTGCGCGTATCCGGCTACCAGAGTTTCGGCCCGACGCCCGCCATCGTCCGTACCGGGCCGGTCGTTGCCGTCGACCGCCCCGGTGGCCTACAGGCCGTCGTCTTCACCGACACCGACAAACCCATGGACATCCCGGCCGTCAAACGCGCCGCGCACCTCCACTTGAGCGTGAAGGCCCTCGCCGAACCGGTGGCCGAGGACGGAGCGAAGTCCTTCACCGTCGGATACCAGTCCCGCTGGATCCCCTTCCTCGGCACCGTCGGCACGGTC
Proteins encoded in this region:
- a CDS encoding ABC transporter ATP-binding protein translates to MLEGLGLTVRAGESVAVMGPSGSGKSTLLSVVLGLVRPDAGTVCVAGQDMAALRGRRLAEHRRKHLGMVFQFGELLPELSPVENVALPALLDGADRDRAYADSRELLDELGVPAHGTATGDLSGGERQRVAVARALIGSPSLLLADEPTGALDAEARDHVAGTLFAVPASRQCGLLVVTHDPSVAERADRVMHLEQGALAGAR